ACGTACGCAGCGAAAAACCTTCCCAAGGACGCCAAGGTGTGCCTGATCAAGTCCACGCCCTCGCTGTTCTCCAGCGAGCAGCGCGCAAAAGGCTACGAGGATGTGCTCGCCAAGGAGCGCCCCGATGTGGAGATTCTCGATACGCAGAACGTGCAGGACTGGAACAAGGACCTCGCCATCAACGTGATGAGCGACTGGTGCCAGCGCTTTGACACCATCGACGGCATCATCTCCTGCAACGACGGCATGGTGCTGGGCGCCATCGAGGCGGCCAAGTCGGACAACCGGGACGTGCAGAAGATGCAGTTCTACGGCATCGACGGCCTAGCCGACGGCTGCCTGTCCATCGAGGCGGGGGAAATGACTGCCTCCGTGCTCCAGAATGCGGAGGAAATGGCCAAATATGGCGTGGAGCTCGCCGTCAAGACGGCGCAGAACCCCGACATGCCCGCCGAAAAAAAGGAGCTTGAGCCCACATTGATCACCAAGGACAACATCGACGAGATGCTGGAGATGCACCGCAAGACCGGCATCATCAAGTAAACAGCCGTGTAACGAAATGCGCGGGGGATCCGTGTAGGACGCTGGCGGATCCCCTTTTTTTAAGCAAGCATACAGCGTGCATGAAAGAGGGGAAAAGGTTATGAGCAACAGGGCAGCGTGGCTGCTGGAAAAGGGTAACATCAAGGTGGATACCATGCCCATGCCGGTGCCGGAGGCGGACGAGGTACTGATCCGCGTGCATTTTGTGGGGATCTGTGGCTCGGACATGCACTTTTTTGAGACGGGATGCTACAGCAAGGGCCCCATCCCCGGGCCGCATATCATCGGGCATGAATGCGCCGGCGTCGTCGAGGCGGTGGGGGCGGACGTGACAAACCTGCAGGTGGGCGACCGGGTGACCGTGGAGCCGGGCGAGGGCTGCGGCGCGTGCGCGCTGTGCAAGAGCGGGCGCTACAACCTCTGCCCCCAGGTCAAATTTAAGTCCGTGCCGCCCTACCACGGGGTGCTGCGCGACTACATCACGCACAAGGCCGCGCTGTGCTTCAAACTGCCGCAGAACGTCAGCACCATGGAGGGCGCGATGATTGAGCCCTTTGCCATCGGGCTGTACGCGGCGCAGAAGGCGGGCGCTTCGCCCGGAAAGACCGCCATGATCTTGGGCGCGGGCTGCATCGGCATGATGACGCTGCTCGCTTGCCGGGCGCTGGGGGTATCGACGATCATCGCCGCGGACCTCTACGATTCGCGCCTGCAAAAGGCGCGCACGGCGGGCGCGGATATCGTGATCAATACCGCCAAAGAGGACTGTGACGTGCGCGTCATGCAGGCGACCGACGGCTACGGCGCGGATATTGTCTTTGAGACCGCTGGCAGTGAAAAAACCCTGCTGATGGCGCCCAAGCTGTGCAAATCGGGCGGCACCATCATGATGGTGGGCAACGTGTTTCAGCCCGTCACCTTCGACTTTTGGGATATCGCGCACCGCGAGGTCACCATCTCATCGATCTACAGGTACTGCAATATCTTCCCCCTGGCCCTGGAGATGCTTTCGCAGGGAAAGGTTGACTTAAAGCAGGTCATCACGGGAACCTACCCCCTGCAGGACGCGCAAAGGGCCTTTGAAAGCGTATCACGCGATAAGGAGCACACGCTCAAGGGCATCATCCAGCTGGTGTAAGCACCCTGAAGGGCAACTGACTTAAAAATATGAGGAGACAACGCCATGAGAGTGAAACATGACATCACCACAAAATACTGCGTGCAGATCGGCGATCCGCTGGACTACGCCTGCGCCACCTACGTGCACAATATTATGTACAACCTGTGCAACCAAAACGCCATCTGTCTGTGCGCGGAGATCCCCAAGGGAGGGCTGCCTGACCTGATCGCGGCGGTCAAAACCCTGCATTTTATCGGTTTTGACCTGACCATGCCGCACAAGACGGATATCATCGATTACCTGGACGAATGCGAGGAATCCAGCAGAGTTTTCAAATGCGTCAATCACGTCAAACTCGAGGACGGCAAGCTCATCGGCGTGGGCCTGGATGGCGTGGGAATGGGCATGGCGATCGCCCATGCGGGCACCAGGATTGAGAAGAGCCGCGTGCTGATGCTGGGCGCGGGCGCAGTGTCCGGCCCCATTGCGGCGGAGCTGTGCAAGCGGGGCGCGGCAAGCGTGACGGTGCTCAACCGCACGCCGGAAAAGGCGCGGTATCTCTCCGAGGTGCTGCATCAGCACTACAATGTGCCCACCGCCTACGATGTGATGCATACCGATACCCTGCGCCGCTACGCGCCGGAACACAACCTGGTGGTTCAGTGCACCTCGCTGGGCGCGGCCGGGCACAGCGCGGATTATGACAACGTGGACTTTATCGACCTATTGCCCGAGGACGCCACGGTGGCGGACGTGCTCTATCCCTCCACCAGCATACTGGATCGCGCCCGGGCGCGGGGCCTGCGCGCGGTCAACGGCATGGGCATGCTCGCCCAGCAGCAGTTTGCGCTGATGAAGTTCCGCTTTGGCATCGACCTGCCCGAGTCGGCCCTCTACGAGGTGGAGGAGGCCGTGCACGTGGCCGTGGCCATGCGCGATCTGCGCCTGCGCACTGCGGGGCGCTGAAAAACAGCGACGGCCGCGCAAGCGGCCAAAGGAGGACTTGCACCAATGGATAAAAAACTCGTTGTGGCGGCCGACCTTGCCGGCATGGCTCTGAAGGACGACATTGTATGCTATCTCAAGCAAAAGGGCTATGAAATAACCGATGTGGGCATCCGCAAGGCGGAGGAGCCCATGTACTACGGGCTTGTCGCCGCACACATCGCCCAGGCGGTGCAGCGCGGCGCGTTTACACGGGGCATCGTCGTCTGCGGCACCGGCCAGGGCGTGATGCAGGTGTGCAACAAGTTTCGCGGTATCTACTGCGCGTTGGGCTACTCGGCCCTGGCGGCAAAAAAGAGCCGCATCATCAACAACGCCAATATGCTGGCGCTGGGCGGGCTGATGACCACGCCTACGGTTGCAAGAGACATTGTCGACGCCTTTTTGGAGACGGAATTCTGCCAGGGCGAGACGCCCGAGCGCGTGACGTTCCTCACCACGCTGCGCGGCCAGTGCGACGGCTACGGGCAGATTCTATAGCGGTTACCTCCTAACATCCCTCTATACCCTTCTCCACAACAAATAAAAGCAGCTGCCGCGATGGTGCTGCTTTTATTTGTTTTTCCGGCTACATAAACTGCCAAAATGCGCCGCGACCGGTTGCTTTTTTACGATAAAAACGCTACAATAAGTATAATTTTTACGCAACATAGCCACATACATCTGCATCTATTCGCGATGGCTCGCGTTTTTGTATCCTGAGACATTTTACATTGAAGGGGGATGGAGCATTGTCCTCTAAACAATATTGGGCGCGCAAAACCAAAGACGGCAACCGATGGCAGGCGCTGGCGGAGCATCTGGACGCGGTGTGCGACCATATGCGCGCCATATGCGCGCAGATGGGCTGCCCCAAGCTGGGGGCGTTCATCGGCACATTCCACGATATGTGCAAGGCGGCGCTGCGTTGGCAGCAGGAGCGGCTGGAGAAGGAAGACGGCGCCTCAGTGCCCCACGCGCCGCCGGCAGCGCTGTGGCTGTGGCGCAGGTTCGGCAACAAAAAAGCGGAGGTGTGGACGCACGTCGACGACCGGCTGCGCAACCTGGCAGCGCTGATCATCGCGCTGGTGATCGACGGGCACCACAGCGGCCTGCATGATATCGTGAACCCAGCATCGTTTGCGCGCATCTTTGAAGAGATGCACGCGGACGACAGCGCGCTGTTTGGCGACGGAGAAGCGCGGGAAGCGGCGCTTGCGCAGTGGGAGGAGGACTTCCTTGCGGCGTATCCCAAGTTTGCCGATATCGACGCGCAGTTTGAGGCGTGCTTGGGCGAGGTGGCGGCGCTGGAAAAAAGCGCTGTGCGCGCGGTGGCGCATATGCCGCAGGCAACGGATGAGCAGAAGCTGTTCAAGGCGCACGCGTACAGTCTGCAGCTGGGTTTGGCCGTGCGCTTTCTGCTATCGGCGCTGGTGGACGCGGACCGCTACGATGCCTACCGATGGGAGGCGGGCCTTCCGCTTGCGCCGGCGGTGCAGGAGACGCCGCCCTGGAAGGATGTGCTCGCAGCCTTTGAGGGCAATTTGGAGGCGCAGGCCAGGGCAAAGAGCAAGGGGGCGTCCGACGCAATCGCGGGGCTTCGCGCGGAGATATCCGCGCGCTGCCGCGCGTTTGCGCGGGATAAGGGGGGCATCTACCGGCTGACGCTGCCCACGGGCGCAGGCAAGACGTACAGCGGCTTTCGCTTCGCGCTCGCCCAGGCCGCCGCGCGCAGCTACCGGCGGGTATTTATGATCGCGCCGCGGCTGAGCATTCTGGACCAGACGGAGGACGACCTGCGCGCCGTGCTGGGCAGTGAGCAGCACCGCCTCTACGCCCATCACTCCAACGTGGTGGTGGAGCGCGCAGCGCCCAACGACGAGGCGCTGGCGCGCTACGAGCTGTTTACTGAGCGCTGGAACACGGAGGATATCATCCTGACCTCGCTGGTACACTTCCTTGGCGCCCTCTACGGTGGACGCATGGGGAACGTGCGGCGCATGCAGGCGCTGGCAAACGCGGTGATCGTCATCGACGAGGTGCAGGACGTGCCGGACAACTCCCTGTATCTCTTCAACGCGGCGCTACTCTTTTTGACAAACTTTTGCAACTGCACGGTGGTGCTGTGCTCGGCCACCCAGCCGGTGCTGCATCAGGTGGGCATCCCCGTAAAGCTGGCGATGCCGCCGGAGATCGTTGCCAATTACCAGACGCTCTATCCGGCATTCAAGCGGGTGGAGCTGCACGCCGAGGAGGCGGGGAAAGCGCGCACCTTCCAAGAGGTGGCGGAATTTGCGCTTGAAAAACTGCAGGGAGACGTGCAGAGCCTGCTGCTTGTGGCCAACACCAAGCCGGGCGTGCAAAAGCTGGCGCGGCTACTGCACACGCTCAGGCCGGAGCTCAAGCTGTTTCGCCTGACCACAAACGCCTGCGCGGCGCACCGGCTGGATATCATCCACGCCATCGCCGATACGCTGGGCAGGGAGCCCCTTATCTGCATCAGCACGTCGCTGGTGGAGTACGGCGTCAACCTTTCGTTTGACTGCGGCATCCGTCTCAACTGCGGGCTGGACCACTTTGTGCAGATGTCCGGCCGCGTCAACCGCCACGGGGAGGCGCGACTGCGGGCGAGCTATCTGCTCAACTGCAGCGAGGAGCCTCTTGGCAAGCTCTACGCCATACAGCATGGCTGGCAGAGTATGGAGAATGTCCTGTCAAAACATGCACAGGAGGACTTATCCACGCCCGTTATGATGAATGCGTATTTCAAAGAGTATTTTAAAAAACGTGAGGACCAGTTTTGGTATCCGCTCAAGGATATAGAATATAAGCTTGTAGACTTACTGGGCTGCCACGTAGGGGCGATCGGTGCGGAACAGGAAGAAATCCGCAGAGAAGCAGATAG
Above is a window of Maliibacterium massiliense DNA encoding:
- a CDS encoding sugar ABC transporter substrate-binding protein: MKKVLVCVLCLALVLGVCVGCTNEASQTEQSPSTSQSSASSGGDKAKDDIKVLVLAKKLADPFSTWLMNMVEYNFKQSYPNVQYTILDQAGDPATTESFLEQGLLDGYDVVLLQKVSGSQDTDELLKRFADQGLRTVVVNNDVNDGVSSAVFFPEYTMGTMIATYAAKNLPKDAKVCLIKSTPSLFSSEQRAKGYEDVLAKERPDVEILDTQNVQDWNKDLAINVMSDWCQRFDTIDGIISCNDGMVLGAIEAAKSDNRDVQKMQFYGIDGLADGCLSIEAGEMTASVLQNAEEMAKYGVELAVKTAQNPDMPAEKKELEPTLITKDNIDEMLEMHRKTGIIK
- a CDS encoding NAD(P)-dependent alcohol dehydrogenase, translating into MSNRAAWLLEKGNIKVDTMPMPVPEADEVLIRVHFVGICGSDMHFFETGCYSKGPIPGPHIIGHECAGVVEAVGADVTNLQVGDRVTVEPGEGCGACALCKSGRYNLCPQVKFKSVPPYHGVLRDYITHKAALCFKLPQNVSTMEGAMIEPFAIGLYAAQKAGASPGKTAMILGAGCIGMMTLLACRALGVSTIIAADLYDSRLQKARTAGADIVINTAKEDCDVRVMQATDGYGADIVFETAGSEKTLLMAPKLCKSGGTIMMVGNVFQPVTFDFWDIAHREVTISSIYRYCNIFPLALEMLSQGKVDLKQVITGTYPLQDAQRAFESVSRDKEHTLKGIIQLV
- a CDS encoding saccharopine dehydrogenase NADP-binding domain-containing protein produces the protein MRVKHDITTKYCVQIGDPLDYACATYVHNIMYNLCNQNAICLCAEIPKGGLPDLIAAVKTLHFIGFDLTMPHKTDIIDYLDECEESSRVFKCVNHVKLEDGKLIGVGLDGVGMGMAIAHAGTRIEKSRVLMLGAGAVSGPIAAELCKRGAASVTVLNRTPEKARYLSEVLHQHYNVPTAYDVMHTDTLRRYAPEHNLVVQCTSLGAAGHSADYDNVDFIDLLPEDATVADVLYPSTSILDRARARGLRAVNGMGMLAQQQFALMKFRFGIDLPESALYEVEEAVHVAVAMRDLRLRTAGR
- a CDS encoding RpiB/LacA/LacB family sugar-phosphate isomerase is translated as MDKKLVVAADLAGMALKDDIVCYLKQKGYEITDVGIRKAEEPMYYGLVAAHIAQAVQRGAFTRGIVVCGTGQGVMQVCNKFRGIYCALGYSALAAKKSRIINNANMLALGGLMTTPTVARDIVDAFLETEFCQGETPERVTFLTTLRGQCDGYGQIL
- a CDS encoding CRISPR-associated endonuclease Cas3''; the protein is MSSKQYWARKTKDGNRWQALAEHLDAVCDHMRAICAQMGCPKLGAFIGTFHDMCKAALRWQQERLEKEDGASVPHAPPAALWLWRRFGNKKAEVWTHVDDRLRNLAALIIALVIDGHHSGLHDIVNPASFARIFEEMHADDSALFGDGEAREAALAQWEEDFLAAYPKFADIDAQFEACLGEVAALEKSAVRAVAHMPQATDEQKLFKAHAYSLQLGLAVRFLLSALVDADRYDAYRWEAGLPLAPAVQETPPWKDVLAAFEGNLEAQARAKSKGASDAIAGLRAEISARCRAFARDKGGIYRLTLPTGAGKTYSGFRFALAQAAARSYRRVFMIAPRLSILDQTEDDLRAVLGSEQHRLYAHHSNVVVERAAPNDEALARYELFTERWNTEDIILTSLVHFLGALYGGRMGNVRRMQALANAVIVIDEVQDVPDNSLYLFNAALLFLTNFCNCTVVLCSATQPVLHQVGIPVKLAMPPEIVANYQTLYPAFKRVELHAEEAGKARTFQEVAEFALEKLQGDVQSLLLVANTKPGVQKLARLLHTLRPELKLFRLTTNACAAHRLDIIHAIADTLGREPLICISTSLVEYGVNLSFDCGIRLNCGLDHFVQMSGRVNRHGEARLRASYLLNCSEEPLGKLYAIQHGWQSMENVLSKHAQEDLSTPVMMNAYFKEYFKKREDQFWYPLKDIEYKLVDLLGCHVGAIGAEQEEIRREADRKKEDPKPDGRYQIKQAFRTAGQHYHVIDDEGAVPVVVPYGEKGMEVICALVDANAAGFLPRELRQRAQRYTVSINRFLWNKVGEQIAVFLENIGVYVLKEGYYDDDVGLNLDGQIDPEKLIH